CCGTTGCCCGTTTCCAGGCTGCTGACCGGGCCGAAGGGTTTGCTGCTGATATTTTCGGCCAGCAAGCCGGTTTTTCCCTCGTACAGGGACTGCACGGAAGAAAGCTGTCCTGCGGTGTCACGGTTCCAGCTGATCCTGCGGCCCGAGGGATAGATCATGTACGCGACTTCCCCGTTGCCGGTGTAACCGTATTCAGTGACAAAAACCTGCCCGGCGGTGGTGCGGGTCTCCTTGATCAGCTCGCCGTGGATGTTGTACAGGTACACTGACCCGCCCGAGGCATCGGTCATGGAGGTCAGGCGGCCTTTCTGCTCTGTTCCTTCCACGGTTTCATCGTAGTTGTAGCTCACCAGGGTCGTGCCGTTGTTCCGCTTGATCTGCGTCAGCCGGTTCAGGGCGTCGTACTGATAAGTCAGGGTGATATTATCCGCATCAGTCCGGGACGCGACAAGATCGTTGGGCAGATACGTGTACAACGTCGTACCGTTATCCGGGCTGACCCGGCTTGTCCGACGCCCGAAATCGTCATAGACAAACTCGGTCTCCACGCCCCTGCTGTCCGTAACCGAGGTCCGGTTGTCGTGCGCATCGTAGCTGAAGATCGTGTTCGGCACAGCAGAACCGGGATCAGTGATGCCGGTCAATCGGTTCAGCTCGTCATATCCGTAGCCCGTGGTCAGGATAGTGGGTGTTGCGGTGTCCCGCATTATTTTCCGCTCTGATAGATTACCTGCTGCGTCATAGAGCAGCTCTTCCGCCGGCAGGGTTTCAGTGGTGTCGATATCGTTCCAGGTCTTCCAGTTCCGTCCTGCGCTGTCCGCAGCATAATGGAGGGCCGCTGTCAGGGTATCCTCGCTATCATAGACCTCTTTGTCCTGAAGATTCCCGGCAGCATCCCAGGTCAGCTTGCGGTAGTTACCCTGATTATCGGTCACGCTCTTCAGCCTGCCCGAGGGCCAGTATGCATACTCCAGACGACGCTCGTCCGGCAGGTCCACGGCTTGCAGAACTCCGGCATCGTCGTAGGTATACAAGGTCGTGCGGTCGCCGACAGTCCGGGAGATCAACTGCCCTTGGTCATTATAATCCAGCACGGTCTCGGTCAGATTGGGATCAATGATCTTTTCCACCTTGCGCAGGGCGTTATAGTCTTGATACTCCACCACATGGCCGAGGGCGTTTGTCACTGTATGGAGCATACCCTGATTATTGCCGTAGGCCGCACTATCGGGATAATACTCATAGAGCAGGATGTCGTTCACATCGGCGCGAGGTCCGTCCACTGCCTGCAACCTGCCCAGAGCATCGTAGTCATAATCGGTCGTCCGGGTAATCGGGGTTGTTCCGTTGTAGCCCTCTTCTGTTTTCGTGTCCGGATTACCGTTGGCGTCATATGTCCAGGTGGTGACGCTCTGCTGCCCCGGATTCGCCACAGAATCGCGGGTCACGGTATGTACCCGGTCGGTGCCGGTATAGTAGGCAGTGGTCACAGTGCGCTCAATTGCACTGCCCAATGCTTTGGTCACGGTAGTTCGATTGCCTGCATCATCATAACCGTATCCGGTGACATTGCCCCGCCCGTCGGTCAGCTCCTCGGGCTGATTCCGATCAGTATACGTATAACTCCCGCTGTCTCCCGATCCGCCGCAGACGGCACAACCCGATCCGGTGAAGGAGTCAATGCGGGCCACCCCATGCTGCACACCCAGCTGATAGACAGTACTATTACCGAGCGCATCGATGACGGTCCGCTCCATCCCGTTGTAAACAATGGTGATCCCTTCGCTGCCATTGGCCTGATAGGCGTTCTCCACCCGGTCGGAGCTGTCATAGACCACGGACATGATCTGCACGCCCTCCTCATCAATAACCGACGTCAGGTTATGGGGATCATTGCTGTCTTCATACTTGTATTCGCGAAAAGCAATGCTTCCCGGTCGATACACCTTCCACAGGTTACTGCCGCTGTATTGAAAGGTGAAATCGCCGACAGGTGCGGTCAGGGTTTCCAGATACCCGGAGGCATTGTAGGTGAAGGAAAAGGAACGGCCAAAGCTGTCAGACACGGATTGGAGCTGATCACCGCTGTAGGTGAAGGTACGGGTATAGCCGCTTTGCTCCTGAATTTGGGTCAGCTTTCCTTGGCTGTCATAGCTATGAACAGTGCCGTCTTGTTTGGTCAGGATGTAGTCGCCGCTTGTTTCCAGGGTGATAGTCGTCTTTTTGCCCGCCGGACTGACCCAGACGCCCTCGCTGTCTTTGGTATGCGGAATATGCCGCCCGGTGGACAGTACCCGGCCGATTGAAGCATCATCACCCGGATCAATCAACAGATACTCCCCGAACGACCACGACCAGCCGTAGCCAAGCACGGATTCCCCGGTGCTCCGGCTGTTGTACACCCGCCGGAAGCTCAATGGGCCGGTGGGACCGTCTATACTCACGTCTATCTCTGTATGAACCTTGTTGCCGATGGCAAAGTTCACACTGTGAGATGAAATGTATGGCTGTGTGGATGAGGCGTAAACAGCTCCGGTGCAAAGCAGGAAGAGCAGGAAAAGAAGAGCTGAAGTAAATAAACCGGACTGTGAAAAAAAGTGTCGTCGTTTTATCATGATGATACCGAAAGGATGAATTTCGTTCAGCGAAGGAAAAGGAAAAATGAGCGCGAATTATTCTTCGCAGGGAAGACCGAGGTTGTTTGCGTCAATAAGCGGAGCAGGACAGGGGGAGGTGTCTCCTTCGGAACGCTGTTCGCCGTTACAGTAAAGGTGGGCTGTATAACTTATCGTTCCTGTGCATGGCATTGTAGAACCACCAAAAATAACTGTTTCACATCCGCACTGAGCAATTATTTCCGTAGGCGACGAGATATCTACAGCTGCTAACTCACCGGTATAATCTCCAATCGTACCGATATATATTGTGCATGCAGCATCAATTGAGTACCAAGCACCATTCCAACTTGAATTGGAACTATCCGAATTGTAAGAAGAGATTGTATCTTGAGGTGTTACATGCTGTAGATCACTGTCCACCATCCAATACAGCTCTCCCTGTGGTTCAGCCGACAAGGAGGAGCAAGGCAGAACAAATAACGCAAACAGAGTAGATGCAGCCAGTACAGTTCTTAAAGCAATCATAATTCACAATGCGGAAAAAGGTATGGAAAAAGGTATGTAACCAGCAGGCGTTCCTGCCCCTCCCTGCAAGCACTGAAGGGAACGGGCTTCCTTCTCTATGGTGGTGGTGACATGAACTTCGCAGAATCCGTCGCTATCTTCATCTCGGGAGAACGCCCCTTTGCTGTGACGTAAATTGCCGACACGTTTCTGCGCAGTAGCATGGTTCGGGATGACTTTAGTTGACAAACCATAAAAAGCCCTCTCTATCAAAGAAATTTCCCTTTGAAGAAAAGGCAGTTGTACAAACCAACAACTCTGCTTAAACTGCTTCCTGATAATTGTCAAGGAACAAAGGAACGCCTTTATCAAACAAAACAAGGAGGATATGGAGGTTTCTCCTTCTGCAACAAAGAAATTTCGTCAGATGAGATATTTCTATAGATTGCCAAACAACTCCTGTTGTTCACTCAGCCACTTCAAGCACCTCACCCAACCTCCACCGCCTCAATCGCACTGCCGTCAGTGAGCAGGAGGTAGGACTTCAGCTTGGGCAGCTTTCTGATCTCCGCAAGCTCCTGATACGCCCTGACCTGCGCAATTCCTTCGATTCGTTTCCCCTCCAAGCCTCGCTTCCCCTCCTTCTTCTTACTGTATTTCAGCTCAAAGAGAAACTGATACCGCACCTCAATGGGGTTGCGCTCCAGCAGGAGGATATCCGGGTAGCGGTTGTTCACCTCGGCCTCGCTCTGAATAAAATAGACCTCAGACTGGTACAGCAGGGTCAGGATCACAGCCTTGATGTGTTTTTCATCCATGCGCATGAAATCACGGTTGGAAAATAAGGCCAGCACCCTGCCGATTTCCTCAATCAGCGGCTTGATATTATTATGCAGGGCCAATTCGGCCACAGCGTTTTCAATAGCGCGGCTTGAAACCGTAATCTGGCTGCGCCGCTCAATCTCCGCTCTGAAATAATCATAATACAACTTCTGAATAACATAATTGGGCACCTTGTAGCAGTACTGACTGAGCAGGGTACCGCTGAGGGTAATAAAGCCCATGTACAGGAGCAGACTGATAAAATCGTTGCGCTCAAAGGGCTTGTTCATATCCAGATCAAGTTTTCCCTTATGCCGCCCGACGATTTCGCCGTTGACGATCAGCTCCTCAAGGGTCTGGAAATTGTTCTCCCGGTCGCCGATCCCGAAGAGCCGCATGATTTTCCCGTAGTCCGAAGCGATATTGTCGTCCAGCATTTGTTCCGGCCAAAGGCATCCCGCTCGGTCAAAGCTGTCTACAAAGTACAGCACCATGTCAGGATTGAACATCTTCTCGACGGCTCGACTGCTGAACAGGTAGCCGTTATACCAATTTCCGAGGATCCGCATTACCTCTGGAGCGTCAAGTCCGCAGGCATCAACAAGTGGTCGGATCAACCCTTCCGTTTCTTGGCGAGTAAACCCCAGAGCCTGATTAAATTCCTTAGCAAAGGAAAGATTTTTGCCGATATTGAAGCCGCTGGTCATGCTGTCCAGGGTGATGGAGGTCACACCGGTGATGAAGAGACGGTCAACAATGCCCTCCATAGTGGCGGTCTTGATAACCTCATAAAATGCCCGGACAAAACCGCCCTTGCCTACGATTGCGCTGAACAGCTCCTGATCTTCGCCGAGCACGGCATTGGCGAAATGGTCATACTCGTCGATAAACAGGTAAATTTTTGCCTCCCTGACGATTTCAAAAAACGCCTTCATCAAGGAGGCCGGGGATGACTGTTCCTCTACCCGACGAACCGCCTCAGCAGGATACTGATACTCGTTCAGAAAAGTCCGTAGTCTCTTGGTAACCTCAAAGGCGAAATCACGTTCAATACTCTCTTCATCTTTGATGCTAATGCCGCTGAACTCCATAAAGAGGATCTGATAGCTGTTTTTCAGCGGAGTGGGGTTGCGACCTATTGCAAGATTGCCGAAAAGAGCATCGAATGCATCCTTGGAGCGGATGTCGTAATAATAGCGGAGGGCGGAGAGGAAAAGCGTTTTGCCAAAGCGGCGAGGACGGAGCAAAATATTATAGCTGCCATTTTCTTCCAAGGCGGCGATATACTCTGTTTTGTCAATATAGAGAAAATCCTGAGTGATAATTTTTTCAAAATTACTCTCACCGTATGGCAGCTTCATATTGTTTTTCTTGAAGATTAAGGGGTGAACGGATCAATGTAGGGGGGGCATGAAAAAAATAAACCAAACAAGAGCAACATAAATTGCAGCCGAGCGGCGGGCAAAACACCAAACATCCGTTCCCCTACGCCACCCGGCATAACGCTGCTGATCACCTACATCCGCAACACCACATGCTCCAGCTCCGCATCAGACCGATTGGAACTGATAATAAAGCCCAGTTTGGTCGCCAGCCGCAGCATTTCATTATTATTCCGCAGGATATCTCCCTCCATCGTCTGCAAGCCATGACTGCGGGCCGTATCAATGAGATGACGCATCAGCAGATGGGCAAGTCCCTGACGCTGCCATTTATCAGAAATAACAATGGCGAACTCGCAGCTCCTGCCGTCCGGGTTAATGATATAGCGGGCAACCCCGATCTCGGTTTCCTTGCCGTCCTGGTCTACCACCGCAATCAGGGCCATTTCCCGATTATAATCAATCTGGGTGAAGCTGGTCAGCATCTGCGGGCTGAGTTCTGACAGGGATTGCATAAAGCGAAAGTATTTGGACTGCTCGGAAAGATTACGGACAAACTCCTGCTCAATCTCGGCATCCTCGGGTCGGATGGGCCGGATCACCATATCGGTTCCGTTGGGTAATTGCCGAGTGGTCACCAAATGGGCCGGATAGGGATAGATGGCCATATGGTTGTAACGATCAGCGGTTTGGATATGATAATCCACCACAATACGCGCATCCACGGCAATGGCCCCGTGCTCGTCCACGATCAGGGGATTGATGTCCAGTTCCTTGACCAAGGGCAGCTCGCAGGCGATCTCGGAAACCCGCAATAAGACCTGCTCCAGAGCTTCAATGTCCACCGCTGGCATATGCCGAAAGGCCCCGAGCAGCTTGGATACCCTGGTTCGGCTGATCAGATCCCGGACCAGCCGACTGTTCAGCGGCGGCAGAGTGACCGCACGATCCCCCATCACTTCGACAGAGGTACCACCCGCACCGAAGGTAATAACCGGGCCGAAGACCGGATCAGTAACAAGGCCGACCAATAATTCCCTACCGTTGGGACGCTGGAGCATGGGTTCAATGGTTACCCCGTCAAGCCGGGCTTCCGGACGATTCTTCTTTACTTCGCTCAACATCTCGTTATAGGCACTGCGGGCTGCCTGGGCATTAGATATCCCCAGACGCACCCCGCCTGCGTCAGATTTATGGGTGATGTCCGGCGAGTTGATTTTCAAAGCAATGGGAAAACCGATACTTTCCGCCTGAACCAGGGTCTCATTGGGAGATCGAACAATACTGGCACTGGCCGTGGGAATCCGAAAGGCATGGAGCACGGCCTTGGATTCAGATTCACTGAGGATCTTGCGGCCCTCGCTCAGCACGCTCTCAATGATCAGGCGTGCCCCTTCCACGTCCGGTGCCCTGTCCCGTGAGATGGGACCGGGGGTTTCCAGCAGCAGTTTCTGGTTGCGGCTGTAGTTGACCAGATAAGAAAAGGCATCCACTGCTGTTTCCGGGGTGTTAAAGGTGGGGATATCCGCCTTGCGGAGAATGCGGCGGCCTTCTGCCACCTGAATCTCGCCCATCCAGCAGGTCAACAGGGGTTTACCTCGGGTTTTCAAAGCAACCAAAGATTCCGCCACCCCGGCAGGATCAGTCATGGCCTGGGGTGTCAGCAAAACCAGCAGGCCGTCCACACCCGGATCCTTCATGCAGATCTCCACAGCCTGGGTATAGCGTTCCGGGGTTGCGTCTCCGATAATATCCACCGGATTGCTCTTGGACCAAGTGAGGGGCAGCACCTCGTCAAGCTTCTTCATGGTTGCTTCGCTCAACTCGGCCAAGGGCAACTCCAGATCAGCCAAGTGGTCTGTAGCCATCACGCCGGGGCCGCCGCCATTGGTTATGATCACCAGTCGTTCACCGCCTGCCTTAATGGGATACGTCAAAGTACCAGCAGCAGAAAAGAGGTTGGCAATGCGCATACCGCGCACCACACCGGCCCGACGCAAGGCACTGTCAAAGACATCGTCTGCTCCGACCAGAGCACCGGTATGCGACATGGCCGCCTTTGACCCAGTGGCATGACGACCCACCTTGAGAGCGATAACTGGCTTGATTCGCGCTGCGGCCCGCAATCCGCTCATAAACGACAGGGCATCGTGAATGCCCTCAATATAGAGGAGAATACTCTTGGTCTTGGGATCAGTGACCAGATAATCAAGAATATCACCGAAATCAATATCAGCGGAAATCCCGGTGGAAACCACAGCAGAAAAACCGATATCATTGGCTGCGGCCCAGTCCAGAATAGCTGTACATAGGGCACCTGATTGAGAAACCAGGGCAATGCTTCCCTCGTTGGCATTGCCTTTGTTAAAGGTACAGTTCAATCCGGTGCTCGGTCGCATCAGCCCTAAACAGTTGGGTCCCATAACCCGCATGTCGTAGCGATGAGCGTTTTCCACCACGGCCCGTTCCAGCTTCAACCCCTGCGGGCCGACTTCACGAAAGCCTGCCGAAATAACCACGGCATCCTTGATCCCGTAATTGCCGCAGGCTTCAATAATACCGGGCACGGTTGCCGCCGGGGTGGTTATAACCGCAAGATCGACCGGTTTGCCGATGGTCTTGAGATCAGGAAAGGCCTTGCGTCCCTGCACCTTTTTATGTTTCGGATTAATCGGAAAGACATCGCCTTTAAAACCGCCTTCGATCATATTCTTAAAGACTAGGTTACCCACCGCTCCCTCGCGGTCGCTGGCACCGAAGACGGCAACGGCGTCCGGTTCAAACAGTTTGTTCAGATAATGCTTACCCATGATTGCTCGCTCGTTAAATTTTTCTTTTAAAGATACTTTACTGTCTACTGTGGAGAACACAAGGATAGAGAAAGAAGAAATACTCTCTTCCGTATGCTGAAACAAGAAATTATTGCCGAAATACGCTCGGCACGACTACAGATTGTAGCGCAAGATTATAAAATACATTATCATTGATTGACATCTCCTTAGTTTCACCCTACATTGTTCGAGTTGATCCGTCGTAACAATCCGTAACAGTAACTTCACCAATGTACTTCACCTAACTTCCTTACCAGATAAGGATTATTATGTCGTTTTCAAAACAACACGGGATGGTTAAAAATATCAAAAATTTTATAGCAGACCTGTTCCGCTCCCCGAAAAAAACAGCATCACCTGTGAAACAGGGTCAAAGGGATCAAGCCCCCTCGGTCGAAGAAAACAGCAAGACTCTTCCCCGTCAGGAAAGGTCAGCTCGACAGACAGCCTCTGAGGAACGACCGTACTCAAGAGGAGAGTCCGAAGACATGGTCCAAGGTTTTTTATCCTCCGGTTTTGGTTCCGCCGATTCCGCCAATTCCGCCGATTCTGTCGATGCTTCCTCCTATGGTGACAGTCATGACAAGCGTGATACTCGCTCTCTTCACGATGCCGACACGAGGAATGAACAGGAGATATGGAAAAAGGAGGAGCCTCAGACTGAAACTGCTCCTCATTCTGACGATCTGGTTCCGGGCGGACTCTACGCCGTTCAAGAACAGGAAGCTGGACCGTATTGCCTCGCAAAGGTAATTTATACAGAAGAACATGTCGTTCATGTAATTTGCTACGCAGAATGCCCTGAGCAACTCTCCCCTGAAATAACGGGACAGGAGGTGACTGTTGGCTTGAACAGAGAGGATGGCTCATTCGGCATTGATCATCTTCCGCTTCCCAAAACTGATTTTATCGCCAAAACGGTCTTTCTGGGGCAACGCCCCCTGACTGAAAATGATTTTGCAGGCTATCGTGTTTTTGTTGACTCAGTTTTCGATTGCCTTGACGAACAAGCTCCTGACTGGCTGAAAAAAGCCGGTTCGTATGCAGCTTGGCGTTACGACCATAATGCCATGGCCGCCCTTGTTGACCGCTATCTTATCGGGGTTGACCTGCTCAGAGACAGCAAAAAATCCCTGTACTGGCTGAATCGACTTGTCCATGCAGAAAAAGGGCTTGTCCAACCCGGAGAATCCATTACAGAAGAACAACAGATCCTCACTGGCGGCATATACGCCTGCCCACAAGAGGATCAAAGATATCGTATTTGTAAAGTCGTGCTCAAAGACAAACACGGGGTGCAGCAACTCGATTTCCCTTCCCTGCTCGGTCAACTTCCAGAAGAACTGCATCCGATCCGGATAGTTGAGCAGGCATCGGCACGGCGGACGGGCAAGCCCCCTTCGCTCTCCCATGACTCCCTTGACGCCCCGGGTTTTCTCGCGCAATCTCCTCTTTTTCTTGGCCTCTTACCCGTAACAGTTGATGAGCTCCACTGCTACCGGGCCCATCTCCGAAAAATGTTTGACGGGGCCGAGTTCCGGGAAAGTGCCTGGGAGAACCTCGGAAAAAGAGCGCAACATGGCGAAATACAAGCACAGATGGATGTTGCATACCGTTATATCGACGGCGACTCGCTCTGGGAGGTCAAACGAAATATCTCCGAAGCTCTTCGCTGGTTCACAGAGGCAGCAAACCAAGGTCACGGCCTTGCAGCCTATACTCTGGCCCTTCTTTTTCAACAGGGAGAAGAAGGGGTTCCGCCTGATCCGAAGCTAGGTCTTGAATGGCTCGTTTACTCGGCACAACTCAACTATGGGCCAGCTCAGCTCCATGCTGCGGACTGTTATCGACAGGGCAGAGGCTGTGCAGCGAACCCCGCACTTGCTCATGCTTGGTATTCTCTGGCGATTATGGCCGATAATGATCTGTCGGAAGAGGCAAAAAAAAGAGCGAAACAACGCAAATACGAAATAGAAGGCACCTGTTCCGACGAACAGCTGGCAGAGGCGAAAGAATATTTTCAGCAGCTCTTTCAGCAGCTGCAAGAATCCTCCTGACTTCAACAACCTTAACCCGAACAACACGATGCCTGAAACACCTTTTCCCACCAACGAGTATTCCGATGATGTAGCCGTTATTCAGCATAACAGCAGAACAATTCTCTTGGTCGGAACCGCCCATATTTCGCAACAATCCGCTGATCTGGTCAAGGAGGTTATTGATCAGGAGCAACCGGATACGGTGTGCATAGAGCTGGATGAAAAACGCTATGCTGCTCTGGCCAACCCGCAGCAATGGGAGAACCTGGATCTCAAACAGATTATCCGAAAAAAACAACTCTCCACCCTGCTGGTGAACCTTGTGCTGGCTTCGTACCAGAAAAAACTGGGCGGTAAGCTGGGTATCCAGCCAGGAGCAGAACTACTCACAGCAGCCAAGGCAGCAGAAGCACATAACATCCCGGTAGAACTCTGCGACCGTGACGTGCGCATCACCCTGCGCCGCGCCTGGAAAGCAACCTCGCTGTGGAAAAAATTCTACATGATGGCGACCCTGCTAGCCTCCCTTTTTGACGAGACAGAACTGGATGAGGACAAGCTGGCAAAGTTGCGCAGCAAAGACGTGCTGTCAGAGCTCATGAAGGAAATCGGCACAGCCCTGCCCGCAGCCAAAGAGGCCCTTATTGATGAACGGGATATCTTTATGGCGGAAAAGATCAAGCAGGCTCCCGGAAAACGCATCGTTGCCGTGGTCGGAGCAGGCCATATGGAGGGGATCAAACGCGTCTTTCCCGAAGACAACAGCGACAGGTTGGAAGACATCAACACCATTCCGCCGGTGTCCAAAGGCTGGAAGATTGTCGGCTGGTCCATCCCGGCAGCTATTCTCCTCTCACTCGTTATTATCGGCTTCCGACAAGGGGCTGGTGAAGCCGGGGCCAATGCCCTGTACTGGATTTTGGCCAACGGAATACCTTCATCCATCGGAGCAGTGCTCGCCTTTGCCCACCCTGCCACGATTATCTCCGCCTTTGTTGCAGCCCCAATCACCAGCTTGACGCCTGTCATCGGAGCTGGTTATGTCTGTGCCTTTGTCCAGGTTATGACCTGCCCCCCTGTTGTCAAAGAATTCGAA
This is a stretch of genomic DNA from Candidatus Electrothrix rattekaaiensis. It encodes these proteins:
- a CDS encoding DUF6531 domain-containing protein → MSIDGPTGPLSFRRVYNSRSTGESVLGYGWSWSFGEYLLIDPGDDASIGRVLSTGRHIPHTKDSEGVWVSPAGKKTTITLETSGDYILTKQDGTVHSYDSQGKLTQIQEQSGYTRTFTYSGDQLQSVSDSFGRSFSFTYNASGYLETLTAPVGDFTFQYSGSNLWKVYRPGSIAFREYKYEDSNDPHNLTSVIDEEGVQIMSVVYDSSDRVENAYQANGSEGITIVYNGMERTVIDALGNSTVYQLGVQHGVARIDSFTGSGCAVCGGSGDSGSYTYTDRNQPEELTDGRGNVTGYGYDDAGNRTTVTKALGSAIERTVTTAYYTGTDRVHTVTRDSVANPGQQSVTTWTYDANGNPDTKTEEGYNGTTPITRTTDYDYDALGRLQAVDGPRADVNDILLYEYYPDSAAYGNNQGMLHTVTNALGHVVEYQDYNALRKVEKIIDPNLTETVLDYNDQGQLISRTVGDRTTLYTYDDAGVLQAVDLPDERRLEYAYWPSGRLKSVTDNQGNYRKLTWDAAGNLQDKEVYDSEDTLTAALHYAADSAGRNWKTWNDIDTTETLPAEELLYDAAGNLSERKIMRDTATPTILTTGYGYDELNRLTGITDPGSAVPNTIFSYDAHDNRTSVTDSRGVETEFVYDDFGRRTSRVSPDNGTTLYTYLPNDLVASRTDADNITLTYQYDALNRLTQIKRNNGTTLVSYNYDETVEGTEQKGRLTSMTDASGGSVYLYNIHGELIKETRTTAGQVFVTEYGYTGNGEVAYMIYPSGRRISWNRDTAGQLSSVQSLYEGKTGLLAENISSKPFGPVSSLETGNG
- a CDS encoding tetratricopeptide repeat protein yields the protein MKQGQRDQAPSVEENSKTLPRQERSARQTASEERPYSRGESEDMVQGFLSSGFGSADSANSADSVDASSYGDSHDKRDTRSLHDADTRNEQEIWKKEEPQTETAPHSDDLVPGGLYAVQEQEAGPYCLAKVIYTEEHVVHVICYAECPEQLSPEITGQEVTVGLNREDGSFGIDHLPLPKTDFIAKTVFLGQRPLTENDFAGYRVFVDSVFDCLDEQAPDWLKKAGSYAAWRYDHNAMAALVDRYLIGVDLLRDSKKSLYWLNRLVHAEKGLVQPGESITEEQQILTGGIYACPQEDQRYRICKVVLKDKHGVQQLDFPSLLGQLPEELHPIRIVEQASARRTGKPPSLSHDSLDAPGFLAQSPLFLGLLPVTVDELHCYRAHLRKMFDGAEFRESAWENLGKRAQHGEIQAQMDVAYRYIDGDSLWEVKRNISEALRWFTEAANQGHGLAAYTLALLFQQGEEGVPPDPKLGLEWLVYSAQLNYGPAQLHAADCYRQGRGCAANPALAHAWYSLAIMADNDLSEEAKKRAKQRKYEIEGTCSDEQLAEAKEYFQQLFQQLQESS
- a CDS encoding TraB/GumN family protein gives rise to the protein MPETPFPTNEYSDDVAVIQHNSRTILLVGTAHISQQSADLVKEVIDQEQPDTVCIELDEKRYAALANPQQWENLDLKQIIRKKQLSTLLVNLVLASYQKKLGGKLGIQPGAELLTAAKAAEAHNIPVELCDRDVRITLRRAWKATSLWKKFYMMATLLASLFDETELDEDKLAKLRSKDVLSELMKEIGTALPAAKEALIDERDIFMAEKIKQAPGKRIVAVVGAGHMEGIKRVFPEDNSDRLEDINTIPPVSKGWKIVGWSIPAAILLSLVIIGFRQGAGEAGANALYWILANGIPSSIGAVLAFAHPATIISAFVAAPITSLTPVIGAGYVCAFVQVMTCPPVVKEFERVSQDIVTLRGWWRNKLLRIFLVFLLTGFGSSIGTWVGGYRIVSNLFA
- a CDS encoding bifunctional acetate--CoA ligase family protein/GNAT family N-acetyltransferase: MGKHYLNKLFEPDAVAVFGASDREGAVGNLVFKNMIEGGFKGDVFPINPKHKKVQGRKAFPDLKTIGKPVDLAVITTPAATVPGIIEACGNYGIKDAVVISAGFREVGPQGLKLERAVVENAHRYDMRVMGPNCLGLMRPSTGLNCTFNKGNANEGSIALVSQSGALCTAILDWAAANDIGFSAVVSTGISADIDFGDILDYLVTDPKTKSILLYIEGIHDALSFMSGLRAAARIKPVIALKVGRHATGSKAAMSHTGALVGADDVFDSALRRAGVVRGMRIANLFSAAGTLTYPIKAGGERLVIITNGGGPGVMATDHLADLELPLAELSEATMKKLDEVLPLTWSKSNPVDIIGDATPERYTQAVEICMKDPGVDGLLVLLTPQAMTDPAGVAESLVALKTRGKPLLTCWMGEIQVAEGRRILRKADIPTFNTPETAVDAFSYLVNYSRNQKLLLETPGPISRDRAPDVEGARLIIESVLSEGRKILSESESKAVLHAFRIPTASASIVRSPNETLVQAESIGFPIALKINSPDITHKSDAGGVRLGISNAQAARSAYNEMLSEVKKNRPEARLDGVTIEPMLQRPNGRELLVGLVTDPVFGPVITFGAGGTSVEVMGDRAVTLPPLNSRLVRDLISRTRVSKLLGAFRHMPAVDIEALEQVLLRVSEIACELPLVKELDINPLIVDEHGAIAVDARIVVDYHIQTADRYNHMAIYPYPAHLVTTRQLPNGTDMVIRPIRPEDAEIEQEFVRNLSEQSKYFRFMQSLSELSPQMLTSFTQIDYNREMALIAVVDQDGKETEIGVARYIINPDGRSCEFAIVISDKWQRQGLAHLLMRHLIDTARSHGLQTMEGDILRNNNEMLRLATKLGFIISSNRSDAELEHVVLRM
- a CDS encoding AAA family ATPase; translation: MKLPYGESNFEKIITQDFLYIDKTEYIAALEENGSYNILLRPRRFGKTLFLSALRYYYDIRSKDAFDALFGNLAIGRNPTPLKNSYQILFMEFSGISIKDEESIERDFAFEVTKRLRTFLNEYQYPAEAVRRVEEQSSPASLMKAFFEIVREAKIYLFIDEYDHFANAVLGEDQELFSAIVGKGGFVRAFYEVIKTATMEGIVDRLFITGVTSITLDSMTSGFNIGKNLSFAKEFNQALGFTRQETEGLIRPLVDACGLDAPEVMRILGNWYNGYLFSSRAVEKMFNPDMVLYFVDSFDRAGCLWPEQMLDDNIASDYGKIMRLFGIGDRENNFQTLEELIVNGEIVGRHKGKLDLDMNKPFERNDFISLLLYMGFITLSGTLLSQYCYKVPNYVIQKLYYDYFRAEIERRSQITVSSRAIENAVAELALHNNIKPLIEEIGRVLALFSNRDFMRMDEKHIKAVILTLLYQSEVYFIQSEAEVNNRYPDILLLERNPIEVRYQFLFELKYSKKKEGKRGLEGKRIEGIAQVRAYQELAEIRKLPKLKSYLLLTDGSAIEAVEVG